In a genomic window of Shouchella clausii:
- a CDS encoding MetQ/NlpA family ABC transporter substrate-binding protein, whose protein sequence is MKKTVTTASLSILAAFALTACNAGADSLDETTDYSPDNPVSVKIGVTGTDTPQWDFIADIAAEEGIEIEIVRFNDYVQPNQALADGEIDANAFQTISYFDHFIEEHDLDLTAIGSTVLAPMGLYSTKYDSVDDIPDGAEITIDKEATNQARNLMLLQEAGLLELEDDFGVTSGVDQIKNNPKNIKLTEIVAGNAPRLMEDVDAALINNGIAVDAGLVPPEDAIALESETATPYINIIAARSEDADNPVLQRIVDIYQSDEVKTFIEEEYAGATIPTYISLDELNSYPR, encoded by the coding sequence ATGAAAAAGACAGTTACGACCGCATCGCTTTCCATTTTAGCCGCATTTGCCCTCACTGCTTGCAATGCTGGCGCAGACAGCTTAGACGAAACGACGGACTACAGCCCCGACAATCCTGTTAGCGTCAAAATTGGCGTTACTGGCACAGATACGCCGCAATGGGACTTCATTGCTGACATTGCTGCTGAAGAAGGCATTGAAATTGAAATTGTTCGTTTTAATGACTACGTCCAGCCAAACCAGGCTTTAGCCGACGGCGAAATCGACGCCAATGCATTCCAAACGATTTCCTATTTTGACCACTTTATCGAAGAACATGACCTTGACTTAACAGCGATCGGTTCTACAGTGCTTGCGCCAATGGGGCTTTATTCCACTAAGTATGATTCAGTTGACGACATTCCTGATGGTGCCGAGATTACCATTGATAAAGAAGCGACGAACCAAGCACGCAACTTAATGCTCTTGCAAGAAGCAGGCCTGCTTGAACTAGAAGATGACTTCGGCGTTACAAGCGGCGTTGACCAAATTAAAAACAATCCAAAAAACATTAAATTAACGGAAATTGTCGCTGGCAACGCTCCTCGTCTCATGGAAGACGTGGATGCAGCCCTCATCAATAATGGCATTGCCGTTGATGCCGGGCTCGTTCCACCTGAAGATGCGATTGCCTTGGAAAGCGAAACAGCTACGCCGTACATTAACATCATAGCGGCACGAAGCGAAGACGCAGACAACCCTGTCCTACAACGCATTGTCGACATTTACCAAAGTGATGAAGTCAAGACGTTTATTGAAGAAGAATACGCAGGCGCCACTATCCCAACCTACATTTCACTGGATGAGTTAAACAGTTATCCACGTTAA
- a CDS encoding M20 family metallopeptidase yields MPTYTFAKQAIESAIDSQAEIFIRTSQQIHENPEIGNEEVFASSQLTELLTSAGFSVKLDVAGHKTGFFAEKGDPAGPTIAFLAEYDALPGIGHACGHNIIGTTSVAAAIALGEQLHESGGRVVVLGTPAEEGGDNGSAKGSFVREGLLAGIDAALMIHPSGETRVSGRSLAVDPVDYVFHGKPAHAAGAPEKGINALDGVIQLFNGINALRQHVTDDVRIHGIIPDGGDAANIVPDYARARFYVRANTRPKTDIIRQKIDAIAQGAALATGATLEIVEFQNKVDDLLPNDVLNEQFVSIFKELGEDVQTDERDGLGSTDTGNISQVVPTIHPYIKIGPDDLVGHTVAFREAAASPQGNQALITGAKGLALIGFQLLTEPELLAKAKQEHAERKHAAAQAVV; encoded by the coding sequence ATGCCGACCTATACTTTTGCAAAGCAAGCAATTGAATCAGCGATTGACAGCCAAGCAGAAATCTTTATTCGCACAAGCCAGCAAATCCATGAAAACCCTGAAATCGGCAATGAAGAAGTGTTTGCTTCTTCCCAACTAACGGAGCTCCTTACATCCGCTGGCTTTAGTGTCAAACTCGATGTGGCTGGCCACAAAACCGGCTTTTTTGCCGAAAAGGGCGACCCAGCTGGACCAACCATTGCTTTTCTAGCTGAATACGATGCCTTGCCTGGCATTGGCCATGCCTGCGGCCATAACATTATCGGCACTACAAGCGTCGCTGCAGCCATTGCCTTAGGGGAACAACTCCATGAATCAGGTGGGCGTGTCGTCGTTCTCGGTACACCAGCTGAAGAAGGCGGCGACAACGGCAGCGCGAAAGGCAGCTTTGTCCGTGAAGGGCTCTTAGCTGGCATCGACGCTGCACTGATGATCCACCCTAGCGGAGAGACACGAGTATCAGGCCGTTCTCTCGCTGTCGACCCTGTCGATTATGTGTTCCATGGCAAGCCAGCTCATGCTGCCGGTGCGCCTGAAAAAGGCATTAACGCCCTAGATGGTGTCATTCAGCTTTTTAATGGCATTAATGCATTGCGCCAGCATGTGACCGATGATGTGCGCATTCACGGCATCATTCCTGACGGAGGCGACGCCGCTAATATTGTCCCTGACTATGCACGGGCACGCTTTTACGTTCGCGCCAATACACGTCCAAAAACAGACATCATCCGCCAAAAAATCGATGCGATTGCCCAAGGGGCTGCCCTTGCTACAGGGGCAACTCTTGAAATTGTCGAGTTCCAAAACAAAGTCGACGACCTGCTGCCAAACGATGTCTTAAATGAACAGTTTGTTTCCATTTTCAAAGAGCTAGGCGAAGACGTCCAGACAGACGAACGTGACGGCCTAGGCTCCACGGATACAGGCAATATCAGCCAAGTCGTGCCTACGATACACCCTTACATTAAAATCGGCCCAGACGATTTAGTCGGCCACACGGTTGCCTTCCGGGAAGCTGCCGCTTCGCCCCAAGGCAATCAAGCGCTCATTACCGGAGCAAAAGGCCTAGCCCTTATCGGCTTTCAGCTATTAACCGAGCCAGAATTGCTGGCAAAAGCTAAGCAAGAACATGCTGAACGGAAACACGCAGCAGCACAAGCAGTTGTATAA
- a CDS encoding four-carbon acid sugar kinase family protein gives MKHLHAKTVLNTLPAIDRTLVQQSLEQELKESPYKMIVLDDDPTGIQTVHGVSVYTDWSETSIRAGFRESNRLFFLLTNSRSFTRSETTACHKEIAERVQRISEEEGIPYVLVSRGDSTLRGHYPLETDVLKQTIEGMSEIRFDGEVVMPFFKEGGRLTIGDVHYVQDGESLVPAGETEFAKDRTFSFSASHLGEWVEEKTEGEYTKEQTIYIRLQDLREKQVDYVKEQLMKAQGFQKIVVNAVEYSDVEIFVTAFIKALKAGKRFLVRSAASLTKVLGGVADKPLLKKDDLVDEAATNGGLVIVGSHVKKTTEQLRQLLDSGLVEGVELDVHLVLYPEQFEREVARVRRECEAAIASGRSVVCYTRRERLDLGDNQAEEELKLAVNISDAVTSIVSDLQVRPKYIVAKGGITSSSIGTKGLAVKRAEVLGQIQPGIPVWKTGNESKFANATYIIFPGNVGRPETLKEVVEELEQ, from the coding sequence ATGAAACATTTACATGCAAAAACGGTTTTAAACACGCTTCCCGCCATTGACCGTACGCTTGTACAGCAGTCATTAGAGCAAGAATTAAAAGAATCTCCTTATAAAATGATTGTTCTTGATGATGACCCGACAGGCATCCAAACCGTTCACGGCGTTTCTGTTTATACCGATTGGAGTGAAACATCCATTCGCGCAGGCTTTCGTGAAAGCAACCGCCTTTTCTTTTTGCTGACCAACTCGCGCAGCTTTACCCGGAGCGAGACGACCGCTTGCCATAAAGAAATTGCGGAACGGGTGCAGCGCATCTCTGAGGAAGAGGGCATTCCGTATGTACTCGTAAGCCGTGGTGATTCAACGCTTCGTGGCCATTATCCGCTGGAAACAGACGTATTAAAACAGACGATTGAAGGCATGTCGGAAATTCGTTTTGACGGTGAAGTGGTGATGCCGTTTTTTAAAGAAGGAGGCCGATTGACAATCGGCGATGTCCACTATGTCCAAGACGGGGAGTCGCTCGTTCCTGCCGGGGAAACCGAGTTTGCGAAAGACCGGACATTTTCGTTTTCAGCTTCTCACCTTGGCGAGTGGGTTGAAGAGAAGACGGAAGGCGAGTATACAAAAGAACAGACGATCTATATTCGTTTACAAGATTTGCGTGAAAAACAAGTCGACTATGTCAAAGAGCAGCTTATGAAAGCGCAAGGGTTTCAGAAAATCGTTGTCAATGCTGTCGAGTATAGCGATGTTGAAATCTTTGTAACTGCCTTTATTAAAGCTCTAAAAGCAGGCAAGCGTTTCCTTGTCCGCAGCGCCGCTTCGCTGACAAAAGTGCTTGGTGGTGTGGCCGATAAACCGCTGTTAAAGAAAGACGACCTTGTTGACGAGGCAGCAACGAACGGAGGCCTTGTTATCGTCGGTTCCCACGTGAAAAAAACGACAGAACAGTTGCGGCAACTTCTTGATAGTGGTCTCGTTGAAGGGGTTGAATTGGATGTCCATCTAGTTCTTTACCCTGAGCAATTTGAACGGGAAGTTGCCAGAGTCCGCCGTGAATGCGAGGCGGCTATTGCCAGTGGCCGGTCGGTTGTCTGTTATACGCGGCGAGAACGCCTTGATTTAGGTGACAATCAGGCAGAGGAAGAATTGAAATTGGCAGTAAACATTTCTGATGCCGTTACGAGTATTGTCAGTGACTTACAAGTTAGGCCTAAATACATTGTCGCAAAAGGCGGCATCACATCGAGCAGTATCGGCACGAAAGGGTTGGCTGTTAAGCGCGCTGAAGTGCTAGGGCAAATACAACCAGGTATTCCTGTATGGAAAACAGGGAACGAAAGCAAATTTGCAAATGCGACCTACATTATTTTCCCTGGCAATGTTGGCCGGCCCGAAACATTAAAAGAGGTTGTAGAAGAGTTAGAACAATGA
- the garR gene encoding 2-hydroxy-3-oxopropionate reductase — MKTRVGFIGLGIMGAPMVRNLLKKGYTVSVYDVQQERIDMLAKEGAFPAISGKAIALNSDVVITMLPKGEHVRSAIFGANGVMEGAEKGMVIVDMSSISPVDSRQLAQQASERGVVFLDAPVSGGEPKAIDGTLAIMVGGDETVFESIKPVLAAMGTDVVLVGESGCGATAKLANQIIVNLNIAAVSEALALAAKAGINIEKMYEAIRGGLAGSTVLDAKVPMILNRDFKAGGRVDINLKDLTNVMDTAHALSVPLPLSSQLLEIFHALKADGKEALDHASIVQHYEKLANVIVEREALKQ; from the coding sequence ATGAAAACACGCGTTGGCTTTATTGGATTAGGAATCATGGGTGCGCCAATGGTGCGCAATCTACTAAAAAAAGGCTATACGGTGTCAGTGTATGACGTCCAGCAAGAGCGAATCGACATGCTTGCAAAAGAAGGTGCTTTTCCAGCTATTTCTGGAAAAGCAATAGCGCTAAACAGCGATGTGGTCATCACGATGTTGCCAAAAGGTGAACATGTCCGTTCAGCCATATTTGGCGCAAATGGCGTTATGGAAGGTGCCGAGAAAGGCATGGTGATTGTTGATATGAGTTCAATTTCACCAGTCGACTCGCGGCAACTGGCACAACAAGCTTCTGAAAGAGGCGTTGTCTTTTTAGATGCACCTGTCAGCGGTGGTGAGCCGAAAGCAATTGACGGAACGCTGGCAATTATGGTTGGCGGCGACGAGACGGTATTTGAATCAATTAAACCGGTTCTTGCTGCGATGGGGACAGACGTTGTCCTTGTAGGCGAATCAGGCTGTGGAGCGACTGCGAAACTAGCCAACCAAATTATTGTTAATTTGAACATTGCCGCCGTTTCAGAAGCGTTGGCACTGGCAGCCAAAGCGGGCATTAACATTGAAAAAATGTACGAAGCAATCCGTGGCGGGCTTGCTGGAAGCACGGTGCTTGATGCCAAAGTGCCAATGATCCTCAACCGTGACTTTAAAGCTGGCGGACGGGTTGATATTAATTTAAAAGACTTGACTAATGTAATGGATACAGCGCATGCATTGTCTGTACCGTTGCCGTTATCAAGCCAACTGCTGGAGATTTTCCATGCATTAAAAGCCGATGGGAAAGAAGCGCTCGACCATGCAAGCATTGTCCAACATTATGAAAAATTGGCCAATGTCATAGTGGAGAGGGAGGCATTGAAACAATGA
- a CDS encoding GntP family permease codes for MLEGYSLIVGFVIALTLLFLLIIKFKWDAYIALLVVALGLGLVSAIPTRELAGIIATGFGNTLAGVGILIGLGIIYGQLLASSGAIEKIAVSMLKAFGVKNSPYALAATATTVAIPVFFDAAFVILNKLVQSLALKTKLSLATLVGILAIGLIVSHSVIIPTPGPLVVADQTGVDIGVFFLYGLLVAVVATLVGGVIYSKTVGGRIPTGQRLADAEKEIAAAADIEQQKEISAWLSYVMLALPIVLILANTLMNNIIFRGNEDAFLPTVFALVGDKNVALLISVIAGIYVLKPYLREKPKVVLNKAFEASGMILLITGAGGAFGSVVQETGLGDQLIAVMQGLNMPALLLAFVFAQILRASLGSATVALITTSSILGPMAGELGVSPVLLGLAICAGGIGLSLPNDSGFWVVSKFGRLSMVETIKVWSIGGFVAGVTALGFIYLLSLASAYMPGL; via the coding sequence ATGTTAGAGGGGTACAGTTTAATTGTTGGCTTTGTGATTGCCCTAACATTATTGTTTTTGTTGATTATTAAATTTAAATGGGATGCCTATATTGCCTTGCTTGTTGTCGCCCTCGGCCTTGGCTTAGTATCCGCAATACCGACTAGGGAACTTGCTGGCATCATTGCTACCGGGTTTGGCAATACGTTAGCTGGCGTTGGGATTTTAATAGGTCTTGGCATTATCTATGGGCAGCTGCTTGCCTCTTCAGGGGCGATTGAGAAAATTGCTGTCTCGATGCTAAAGGCATTTGGTGTCAAAAACTCGCCCTACGCATTGGCTGCAACAGCAACAACGGTAGCGATTCCTGTGTTTTTTGATGCCGCTTTTGTCATTTTAAACAAACTGGTGCAAAGCTTGGCGCTTAAAACCAAACTGTCACTGGCGACACTTGTTGGTATTCTCGCCATCGGGCTAATCGTTTCACACAGCGTCATTATCCCGACGCCAGGCCCACTTGTAGTAGCAGACCAAACCGGTGTCGATATCGGCGTCTTTTTTCTTTATGGCTTGCTTGTTGCTGTTGTGGCCACATTGGTTGGCGGCGTCATTTACAGCAAGACCGTTGGAGGGCGGATCCCCACAGGCCAGCGTTTAGCAGATGCTGAAAAGGAAATTGCTGCTGCGGCCGACATTGAACAACAGAAGGAAATTTCAGCATGGTTGTCTTATGTCATGCTGGCTTTGCCGATTGTGCTCATTTTAGCGAATACGTTAATGAATAATATTATTTTTCGTGGCAATGAAGACGCTTTCTTGCCGACTGTTTTTGCTCTAGTCGGTGATAAAAATGTTGCGCTTTTAATTAGTGTTATTGCCGGCATTTATGTATTGAAGCCTTATTTGCGTGAAAAACCAAAAGTCGTTTTAAATAAAGCGTTTGAAGCTTCAGGCATGATTTTGCTCATTACTGGGGCCGGCGGCGCGTTTGGTTCAGTCGTCCAAGAGACAGGGCTTGGCGACCAACTGATTGCCGTGATGCAAGGCTTGAATATGCCAGCGCTGCTGCTTGCATTTGTGTTCGCGCAAATTTTGCGGGCATCCCTTGGAAGCGCTACCGTTGCCTTGATCACAACGTCGTCTATTCTAGGCCCAATGGCCGGAGAATTAGGGGTATCGCCGGTTTTGCTTGGGCTTGCAATTTGTGCTGGGGGCATTGGGCTTTCCTTGCCAAATGATTCAGGCTTCTGGGTTGTTTCCAAGTTCGGGCGCCTATCGATGGTCGAAACGATTAAAGTGTGGAGTATTGGCGGTTTTGTTGCGGGAGTGACAGCGCTCGGCTTCATTTATTTGCTAAGTCTCGCATCGGCATACATGCCAGGGTTATAA
- a CDS encoding MurR/RpiR family transcriptional regulator: MARFQERIKQNEASLTGSEKKIITQLKKHEKPFLLSMNELALLSKVSEPSVVRLYKKLGYSSYQELKVALAQELAEIKPASKESADIEAEDLADTVFVKMSEQITAALTMTKHAIELEKIEEAIGKLHAAKRLYFFGQGLSGTIAEDGAHKFMRLGGMTLSVKDPHYQAIYASHMDGGDVVVAISHSGETIDIINVCDMAKSNGACLIVITSNKNTTLASMADYLLLTQAAETNRQPDAMVSRVIQLALIDTLYLRVAAMAGPKGKENVNKSRLAVTRMKK; encoded by the coding sequence TTGGCTCGTTTTCAAGAACGGATTAAACAAAATGAAGCGTCATTGACAGGTTCAGAGAAGAAAATTATTACTCAACTAAAAAAGCATGAAAAGCCATTTTTGTTGTCCATGAATGAATTGGCGCTTTTAAGCAAAGTGAGTGAACCAAGCGTTGTTCGCTTATATAAAAAGTTGGGCTACAGCAGCTACCAAGAGCTAAAAGTCGCGCTTGCTCAGGAACTAGCTGAAATCAAACCGGCATCAAAAGAAAGCGCTGACATTGAGGCTGAGGATCTGGCTGATACGGTGTTTGTCAAAATGAGTGAACAGATTACAGCAGCTTTAACGATGACCAAACATGCAATAGAGTTAGAGAAAATCGAGGAAGCGATTGGCAAACTCCACGCAGCAAAGCGCTTGTATTTCTTTGGCCAAGGCTTATCGGGGACAATTGCAGAGGACGGCGCCCACAAGTTTATGCGGCTAGGGGGGATGACGTTATCAGTGAAGGACCCCCATTATCAGGCGATTTATGCGAGTCATATGGATGGAGGGGATGTCGTTGTTGCCATATCCCATTCTGGGGAAACAATTGATATCATCAATGTTTGTGATATGGCGAAAAGCAATGGTGCATGCCTCATTGTCATTACATCGAACAAAAATACGACACTTGCTTCGATGGCTGATTATTTGCTGTTGACGCAAGCGGCTGAAACAAATAGGCAACCTGATGCTATGGTTTCCCGTGTCATTCAACTGGCATTAATCGATACGCTTTATTTACGGGTGGCGGCAATGGCTGGGCCAAAAGGAAAGGAAAATGTAAATAAGTCGCGCTTAGCCGTGACGCGGATGAAGAAATAG
- a CDS encoding hydroxymethylglutaryl-CoA lyase, giving the protein MVDICEVGPRDGLQNEQVRLSVEQKIEMMERAARSGISKIEAVSFVNKKLVPAMADAEEIMAAWQSRENVRVAGLALSRSGITRALQTSIDVLHITISASDVFNKRNANKTVAEGLSDLLPVVGEASTHLPVVAVISTSFGCPFSGDVPTETVFSVCESFLKAGATEMVLADTTGMANPRQVAETVRGFYRTFGEDIPLGLHFHNTRGLGLANAVAGYDAGVRRFDSAVGGLGGCPFAPKATGNICTEDLVHMFHEMGIDTGTDLDGLITLAQQVEKWMGKRLEGLVMKAGKRSELAV; this is encoded by the coding sequence TTGGTTGACATTTGTGAGGTTGGCCCTAGAGATGGTCTACAAAATGAACAGGTAAGGCTGTCGGTGGAACAAAAAATTGAGATGATGGAACGCGCTGCTCGTTCTGGCATTTCGAAAATTGAAGCTGTTTCCTTTGTAAACAAGAAGCTCGTTCCGGCCATGGCTGATGCTGAAGAAATAATGGCCGCATGGCAGAGCCGGGAAAATGTCCGCGTCGCTGGATTAGCGCTATCTCGCTCAGGAATAACACGAGCATTGCAAACATCAATTGACGTTCTTCATATAACCATTTCTGCAAGTGATGTTTTTAATAAGAGAAATGCCAACAAAACCGTTGCTGAAGGCTTAAGCGATTTGCTGCCGGTTGTAGGCGAGGCAAGTACCCACTTGCCAGTTGTCGCGGTCATTTCAACTTCTTTTGGCTGTCCTTTTAGCGGGGACGTGCCAACGGAGACCGTTTTTTCAGTATGCGAGTCTTTCCTTAAAGCTGGTGCAACGGAAATGGTCTTGGCTGACACGACAGGGATGGCAAACCCTCGCCAAGTAGCAGAAACTGTTCGTGGGTTCTATCGTACATTTGGAGAGGATATTCCTTTAGGCCTCCATTTCCACAATACGCGGGGGCTCGGGCTGGCTAATGCAGTGGCAGGGTATGATGCAGGCGTCAGACGCTTTGATTCGGCTGTTGGAGGTCTTGGTGGCTGTCCCTTTGCGCCAAAAGCCACAGGAAACATTTGTACAGAGGATTTAGTCCACATGTTCCATGAAATGGGCATTGACACAGGCACCGACCTGGATGGCCTTATTACACTTGCCCAACAAGTTGAAAAGTGGATGGGAAAACGCCTTGAAGGCCTTGTCATGAAGGCAGGGAAGCGGTCAGAACTTGCTGTGTAA
- a CDS encoding GntR family transcriptional regulator produces MNVYEQMKEAIITGRYKQGERLTEEALTIDWNVSRTPIRSALKQLEFDGLVQPLKRGFFVRAFSKEDLRQIYDLRALLESYGAGQAALHHQSEDLAAIQQANSQYEQAILASSLPHEERISAVIAANTQFHDAVYRASRNRHIQELIAKVVVLPFIYRSFYWFGEDGLQQSLAAHKTIVAAIEERDGERAKAAMNEHIFKGRDYVLHYYEGGDKFG; encoded by the coding sequence ATGAACGTATACGAGCAAATGAAAGAAGCGATTATAACTGGCCGCTACAAACAAGGGGAGCGCCTTACTGAGGAAGCGCTTACAATTGACTGGAATGTGAGCAGGACGCCTATTCGCAGCGCATTAAAGCAGCTTGAATTTGATGGGCTAGTCCAACCGCTAAAACGGGGATTTTTCGTCCGAGCCTTTTCAAAAGAAGACTTGCGGCAAATTTACGATTTACGAGCATTGCTCGAAAGCTATGGCGCCGGGCAAGCTGCCCTGCATCACCAATCAGAAGATTTGGCGGCAATACAACAAGCAAACAGCCAGTATGAACAAGCGATATTGGCTTCATCCTTGCCCCATGAAGAGCGGATCAGTGCTGTCATTGCTGCCAACACACAATTTCATGATGCAGTTTATCGTGCGAGCCGCAACCGGCATATCCAAGAATTAATTGCAAAAGTGGTCGTATTGCCTTTTATTTACCGATCTTTTTATTGGTTCGGCGAAGACGGATTGCAGCAGTCCCTTGCTGCCCATAAAACGATTGTGGCAGCGATTGAAGAGAGAGATGGGGAACGGGCAAAAGCGGCAATGAACGAACATATTTTCAAAGGCAGGGATTATGTGCTTCATTATTACGAGGGAGGGGACAAATTTGGTTGA
- a CDS encoding CaiB/BaiF CoA transferase family protein yields the protein MSHSTSSPLPLEGIRVLELGSLIAGPFTGRLLADFGAEVIKVEPPDKPDPMRKWGKHKNGIGLWWPIQSRNKRSITLNLREQEGQQLFKEISEKSDIIIENFRPGTMEKWGLSYETLSEKNEGLIMVRTSGFGQTGPYKNRAGFGSVGEAMGGIRHVTGYQDRPPSRIGISIGDTLAALFSTIGCLAALQERNRSGKGQIVDTAIYESVFAVMESTVPDYLLAGAIRERMGNTLPGIAPSNIYLTKDRTFIVIGANADGVFRRLCEAMGEPELANHPDYCSHEARGDNMKALDERIERWTTSLSAEEALAILEQKGVPSGLIYSAKEMVEDPHYQAREMIVHVDHPTLGPFPMPGIVPKLSRTPGAIKHTGSLAPGSDNEAVYGQLLNLDNEALAALQKRQII from the coding sequence ATGTCACACTCAACATCGTCGCCTTTACCGTTGGAAGGCATTCGCGTGCTTGAATTAGGATCTTTAATTGCCGGCCCTTTTACAGGGAGATTGCTTGCCGACTTTGGCGCAGAAGTCATTAAAGTTGAACCACCGGATAAACCAGATCCTATGCGAAAGTGGGGAAAACATAAAAATGGCATCGGGCTGTGGTGGCCGATCCAATCAAGGAATAAACGCTCCATCACATTGAACTTACGGGAACAAGAAGGGCAACAACTCTTTAAGGAGATTTCCGAAAAATCGGACATCATTATAGAAAATTTTCGCCCTGGCACGATGGAGAAATGGGGGCTCTCGTATGAAACACTTTCTGAAAAAAATGAAGGGCTGATTATGGTGCGTACATCCGGTTTCGGGCAAACAGGACCATATAAAAACCGTGCTGGCTTTGGCAGCGTTGGCGAAGCAATGGGCGGCATCCGCCACGTAACTGGCTACCAAGACCGGCCTCCATCGCGGATTGGCATATCGATTGGCGATACACTAGCTGCTTTATTTTCGACAATCGGCTGCTTGGCTGCGTTGCAAGAGCGCAACCGTTCAGGCAAAGGCCAAATCGTCGATACCGCGATTTATGAATCGGTCTTTGCCGTCATGGAAAGCACAGTGCCTGACTACTTGCTCGCAGGGGCGATCCGTGAACGGATGGGCAATACGCTTCCTGGCATTGCTCCTTCTAACATTTATTTGACAAAAGACCGTACCTTCATTGTCATTGGCGCTAATGCAGATGGCGTGTTTCGCCGGCTTTGTGAAGCGATGGGCGAACCGGAGTTGGCAAACCATCCCGATTACTGCAGCCATGAAGCACGCGGGGATAATATGAAAGCGCTTGATGAACGAATTGAAAGGTGGACAACCTCTCTTTCTGCCGAGGAGGCGCTTGCGATTCTCGAACAAAAAGGCGTTCCGTCTGGATTGATTTATTCGGCAAAAGAGATGGTTGAAGACCCTCACTACCAAGCGCGGGAAATGATTGTCCACGTCGACCACCCTACACTTGGGCCTTTTCCAATGCCTGGTATCGTTCCTAAACTTAGCCGGACGCCAGGGGCGATCAAACACACTGGTTCTCTTGCTCCTGGTAGCGATAATGAAGCCGTCTACGGGCAGTTGCTGAACCTTGACAATGAGGCGTTAGCCGCTTTGCAGAAACGACAAATTATATAA